The region ATAGAAAACGGAATATGGAGGATTTTTATCCAGGTCAGAGATGGACGAGTACAGGAGAACCTGAGTTAGGGGTGGGCGTTGTTGTCGAGGCAAATTATGGTCGCGTACAGATACACTTTCCAGTTTCCGACGAAACACGTCAATATGCCGAAGACAATTCTCCGCTAAGAAGAATAATCTTTAAACCAGGAGATACAATTGCAGACGCTAATCAACAAGCTTTTGTTATTGAGCGCGTGCAAGAGGGAGGTGACTTGTTAATTTATATTGGCAAGGATGGAACACTATCTGAAGCAGATCTTGGTGAAGTGGCAATAAAGCATGGAGTTGACGATCGCTTGTTAAATGGCGATGTGGA is a window of Flavobacteriales bacterium DNA encoding:
- a CDS encoding RNA polymerase-binding ATPase, whose translation is MEDFYPGQRWTSTGEPELGVGVVVEANYGRVQIHFPVSDETRQYAEDNSPLRRIIFKPGDTIADANQQAFVIERVQEGGDLLIYIGKDGTLSEADLGEVAIKHGVDDRLLNGDVENPDVFALRRKTLEYDHARRISPINGFVGGRIDLIPHQLYIAHEVSSRYAPRVLLSD